A region of Chitinophaga horti DNA encodes the following proteins:
- a CDS encoding DNA-directed RNA polymerase subunit omega, which yields MSKLKRNLTSSLNPWVETKNTTDIKNRTGNLYESIAIIAKRANQINISVKEELHSKLEEFASHTDNLEEVHENKEQIEISRFYERMANSPIQATQEFLDNKIYFRKNDDDLFS from the coding sequence ATGAGCAAACTAAAGAGAAATCTAACCAGTAGCCTGAATCCTTGGGTTGAAACCAAGAATACTACTGATATCAAAAACAGGACTGGTAACCTTTACGAGTCTATTGCCATTATTGCCAAGAGGGCAAACCAGATCAATATATCTGTAAAGGAGGAACTCCACTCTAAACTGGAGGAGTTTGCCAGCCATACCGATAACCTGGAAGAAGTGCACGAGAACAAGGAGCAGATCGAGATCTCCCGTTTCTACGAGCGTATGGCAAATTCGCCCATTCAGGCTACCCAGGAGTTCCTGGACAACAAAATTTATTTCCGTAAGAACGACGACGACTTGTTCAGCTAA
- the coaBC gene encoding bifunctional phosphopantothenoylcysteine decarboxylase/phosphopantothenate--cysteine ligase CoaBC has translation MLQGKKILLGVSGSIAAYKSAILVRLLVKAGAEVKVVMTPDAANFITPLTLSTLSKNEVGTAISEGSSWSNHVMMGRWADVMLVAPASANTIAKMANGLCDNLLLAVYLSATCPVFFAPAMDEDMWHHPATKANVTKLLGYGHRQLPVNKGELASGLFGEGRMSEPENIVAFLEEHFAGTVATGSDLPAAVDGDDDEDDDTPGDTGERDEIAEMAYNQAVELKSLAGQTVLVSAGPTVEQIDPVRFISNHSTGKMGIAIANALENVGASVILVLGPTHLKVSNPFVKVIPVRSADEMLQQCLNFFPKANIAIMSAAVADYRPAKVASDKIKKDEEVLTLKLEKTTDILKTLGSKKRDDQLLIGFALETNNEKEFALKKLKTKNLDMVVLNSLRDAGAGFGHDTNKVLLLDKYGGEQEYPLKSKQEVAKDIVQAIIGLQNA, from the coding sequence ATGTTACAAGGAAAAAAGATCCTTTTAGGCGTATCCGGAAGTATCGCGGCTTACAAGTCGGCCATACTGGTTCGGCTGCTGGTGAAAGCCGGCGCCGAGGTAAAAGTAGTGATGACGCCCGATGCGGCTAATTTCATTACGCCACTTACGCTTTCCACTCTTTCCAAAAACGAAGTAGGCACGGCCATCAGCGAAGGCTCCAGCTGGAGCAACCATGTAATGATGGGGCGCTGGGCTGATGTGATGCTGGTAGCCCCGGCATCGGCCAATACGATCGCTAAAATGGCGAACGGCCTGTGCGACAACCTTTTACTCGCAGTATATCTATCCGCCACCTGCCCGGTGTTTTTTGCCCCGGCGATGGATGAAGATATGTGGCATCACCCGGCGACGAAAGCGAATGTGACTAAACTGCTTGGCTATGGACACAGGCAGCTGCCCGTAAACAAAGGGGAGCTGGCCAGTGGGCTGTTTGGCGAAGGGCGTATGTCGGAGCCGGAGAACATTGTTGCGTTCCTGGAGGAGCATTTTGCAGGTACCGTTGCTACAGGAAGCGATTTGCCAGCCGCAGTTGATGGAGACGACGATGAGGACGACGATACTCCGGGGGATACTGGTGAACGGGATGAGATTGCCGAAATGGCCTACAATCAGGCCGTAGAATTGAAATCGCTTGCCGGGCAAACGGTGCTGGTGAGTGCCGGGCCAACTGTAGAACAAATCGATCCGGTAAGATTTATCAGCAATCATTCCACTGGTAAGATGGGGATTGCGATCGCCAATGCGCTGGAAAACGTGGGGGCGAGTGTAATTTTGGTACTTGGCCCTACGCATTTAAAGGTGTCAAACCCGTTTGTAAAAGTAATTCCAGTGCGATCGGCCGATGAAATGCTTCAGCAATGCCTGAATTTTTTTCCAAAAGCCAACATCGCCATTATGTCGGCGGCAGTGGCAGATTACAGGCCGGCAAAGGTGGCAAGCGACAAAATAAAAAAGGATGAAGAAGTCCTCACGCTGAAGTTAGAAAAAACGACAGACATTCTTAAAACATTAGGTAGCAAAAAGAGGGACGATCAGCTGTTGATTGGTTTTGCGCTGGAAACCAATAATGAAAAAGAATTTGCGTTGAAGAAGTTGAAAACAAAGAACCTGGATATGGTGGTGCTTAACTCTCTGCGCGACGCCGGAGCGGGGTTTGGGCACGATACAAACAAAGTGCTGCTGCTGGATAAATATGGTGGCGAACAGGAGTATCCGCTCAAAAGCAAACAGGAAGTAGCGAAAGATATTGTACAGGCAATAATAGGACTGCAAAATGCGTAA
- a CDS encoding DUF4835 family protein, with amino-acid sequence MRKTFFLLILGLCSHLLVQAQELRATVSVVANQIGTAVDRKVFVTLQNQITEFLNNRRWTEDSYSQGERIDCNFLLNVTQSVGNNTYKASLTVQATRPVFNASYTTSVMNTMDNNVTFKYVEFQQLEFNENRIGGNDALVSNLTATLAYYVYIILGMDYDSFSLRGGDPYFKKAQVITNNAPDGKDIAGWKAFEGNRNRYWLQDNILNSKYSRFHEAMYLYHRQGLDVMYDDPAKGRASINNALQLLLAIHEDTPNTMLLATFFTAKSDELLKIFSQAPPQEKQRASAMLQRMDVPNAQKYAQLK; translated from the coding sequence ATGCGTAAAACTTTTTTCTTACTGATACTGGGTTTGTGTAGCCATCTGCTGGTGCAGGCGCAGGAACTGCGGGCTACGGTAAGCGTAGTGGCGAACCAGATCGGTACCGCCGTTGACCGTAAGGTGTTCGTCACCCTCCAGAACCAGATCACCGAGTTTTTAAATAACCGCCGGTGGACGGAAGATTCCTATTCACAGGGCGAACGCATCGACTGTAACTTTCTGCTGAACGTTACGCAGTCGGTGGGCAACAATACTTACAAGGCATCGCTGACGGTACAGGCAACGCGCCCGGTGTTTAACGCGAGTTACACCACCAGTGTGATGAACACGATGGATAACAACGTTACATTCAAGTACGTGGAGTTCCAGCAGCTGGAGTTCAACGAGAACCGCATTGGCGGCAATGATGCCTTAGTATCAAACCTTACCGCTACACTCGCTTACTATGTATACATCATCCTCGGTATGGACTATGACTCGTTTAGTCTGCGCGGTGGTGATCCCTACTTTAAAAAAGCCCAGGTAATTACGAACAATGCCCCCGACGGTAAAGACATTGCCGGGTGGAAGGCGTTCGAAGGTAACCGCAACCGCTACTGGTTGCAGGATAACATCCTCAACTCGAAGTACAGCCGGTTTCATGAAGCGATGTACCTGTATCACCGCCAGGGGCTGGATGTGATGTATGATGATCCGGCGAAAGGCCGCGCGTCGATCAATAATGCGTTGCAATTGTTGCTCGCCATTCATGAAGACACGCCCAATACGATGTTGCTGGCCACCTTCTTTACCGCCAAGTCGGATGAATTGCTGAAGATATTTTCGCAGGCGCCTCCGCAGGAGAAACAGCGCGCCTCGGCCATGTTGCAGCGAATGGATGTTCCCAACGCACAGAAGTATGCCCAATTGAAGTAA
- a CDS encoding DUF4296 domain-containing protein, translated as MRRTALLLMICTIVAIACGDAGKVPKDVIGKDKMREVLTDMNIADIYGRDILESDTVPMTDSLRELRVKKYYAQVLQVHGITVKEFMDSYRWYEAHPDIYEEVLKKMLDNVTARKAYLDTLEARRQQHFTDSINKRQEFVADSIKKANPQADSLSKLKSDSTKTDSVKADSLLKARARAVIDSAARANKKRYLADTAKLRKRQDSLRKILQSGKPRVLK; from the coding sequence ATGAGGAGAACAGCATTACTGTTAATGATATGCACCATCGTCGCCATCGCCTGCGGCGATGCGGGAAAAGTGCCTAAGGACGTAATTGGTAAAGATAAAATGAGAGAAGTGCTGACCGATATGAACATCGCCGACATTTACGGTCGCGATATATTAGAGTCAGATACGGTACCCATGACGGATTCGCTGCGCGAACTGCGGGTAAAGAAATACTACGCACAGGTGTTACAGGTGCACGGCATTACGGTGAAGGAGTTTATGGACAGTTATCGCTGGTACGAAGCTCACCCGGATATTTACGAAGAGGTGCTCAAAAAAATGCTGGACAATGTAACGGCCCGCAAAGCTTACCTGGATACCCTGGAGGCCCGCCGCCAACAGCACTTCACCGATTCGATCAACAAACGCCAGGAGTTTGTAGCCGATTCTATTAAGAAGGCAAATCCGCAGGCGGACTCCCTATCTAAATTAAAATCCGATTCAACGAAAACTGATAGTGTTAAAGCCGACTCGCTGCTGAAAGCCCGCGCCCGTGCCGTGATCGATTCAGCTGCCAGAGCAAATAAAAAACGCTACCTGGCCGATACGGCGAAGTTGCGAAAGCGGCAGGATTCGCTAAGAAAGATATTACAGAGCGGGAAGCCGCGGGTATTGAAATAA
- a CDS encoding CoA transferase subunit A codes for MHKVVANAGEAIRDIADGATIMLGGFGLCGIPENCISALVAKGVKNLTCISNNAGVDEFGLGLLLKTRQIKKMMSSYVGENAEFERQLLSGELEVDLIPQGTLATRIQMAGMGIPAFFTPAGVGTEIAEGKEVRTLDGREYLMELALHADFSIVKAWKGDIMGNLVFRKTTRNFSTSMAKAGNITIVEVEHLVQPGEIDPDHVHVPGIYVHRIFQGSGYEKRIEKRTVKM; via the coding sequence ATGCACAAAGTCGTTGCAAACGCCGGCGAGGCAATACGCGATATTGCCGATGGCGCGACAATTATGTTGGGAGGGTTTGGCTTGTGCGGTATTCCGGAAAATTGTATTTCGGCCCTGGTAGCAAAGGGCGTAAAAAATCTTACCTGCATTTCTAACAATGCGGGAGTGGATGAATTTGGCCTGGGCCTACTGTTAAAAACGCGGCAGATCAAAAAAATGATGTCCAGCTACGTGGGCGAAAACGCGGAATTTGAAAGGCAGTTGTTGTCTGGCGAATTGGAGGTTGACCTTATTCCACAAGGCACCCTGGCTACACGCATACAAATGGCGGGCATGGGCATTCCGGCTTTCTTTACACCAGCTGGTGTAGGGACCGAAATTGCGGAAGGCAAGGAAGTGCGTACGCTCGACGGGCGCGAATACCTGATGGAACTGGCGCTGCATGCGGATTTTTCCATTGTAAAAGCCTGGAAGGGCGATATTATGGGCAACCTGGTGTTTCGTAAAACCACCCGCAACTTCAGCACCTCGATGGCGAAAGCCGGCAATATTACGATCGTGGAAGTGGAGCACCTCGTGCAGCCCGGCGAAATTGATCCGGACCACGTACATGTTCCCGGGATCTATGTGCACCGCATCTTCCAGGGTAGCGGGTATGAAAAACGCATTGAGAAGCGTACGGTAAAAATGTAA
- a CDS encoding aminotransferase class IV, translated as MLLCHNGKFIPADKPFLMADNRSFRYGDGCFETMKVYQGQLLLADLHFERLMASLHILHIDPAQFTKDYISRLVLELCSRNNASELARVRLSVYRGGSGLYVPETNTPEFIIQSWELSRSIFELNETGLQLDVFPDARKNTDKLSNIKSNNSLPYILGGIYAKQHGLQEVIMLNPYGRVADTTIANIFMVKGKKIFTPPLSEGCVCGVMRKHILQMDLPFKVEEQPLSIEDLENADEIFLTNAVYGLRWVGRFRDSSYGNATATIVHDLLHEGVL; from the coding sequence ATGCTGTTGTGTCATAACGGGAAATTCATTCCGGCGGATAAGCCTTTTCTGATGGCCGACAACCGTTCTTTCCGCTACGGCGACGGATGTTTCGAGACCATGAAAGTTTACCAGGGACAGCTCCTGCTTGCAGATTTGCATTTTGAGCGTCTCATGGCGAGTTTGCATATACTTCACATCGACCCCGCCCAATTCACGAAAGACTATATCAGCCGCCTGGTACTGGAGCTTTGCAGCCGGAATAATGCCAGTGAGCTGGCAAGGGTGCGCCTGTCGGTTTATCGCGGCGGAAGCGGTTTATATGTTCCGGAAACAAATACACCGGAGTTCATTATACAAAGCTGGGAGCTCTCCCGCAGTATTTTCGAACTGAACGAAACCGGCTTACAGCTTGATGTTTTCCCCGATGCGCGGAAGAACACCGACAAGCTTTCCAATATCAAATCGAATAACAGCCTGCCTTACATTCTCGGCGGCATCTACGCAAAACAACACGGCCTGCAGGAAGTGATCATGCTTAACCCATACGGTCGCGTGGCGGATACAACGATCGCCAACATCTTCATGGTGAAGGGTAAAAAGATATTTACGCCGCCTTTGTCCGAAGGTTGCGTATGCGGGGTGATGCGTAAACATATCTTACAGATGGACCTTCCATTTAAAGTAGAAGAGCAACCGCTATCGATCGAAGACCTGGAGAATGCAGATGAGATATTTCTTACCAATGCCGTGTACGGACTGCGATGGGTAGGGCGTTTCAGGGATAGTAGTTACGGAAATGCAACGGCAACGATCGTTCATGATCTGTTGCATGAGGGCGTGTTATAA
- a CDS encoding cryptochrome/photolyase family protein, which yields MVNICWFRRDLRLHDNAALYHALKAGEDVVPVFVFDTHILNDLEQKADRRITFIYEALEAMQAKLEKLGSTLDIFYGTPEQAFEHYTSKYKIKTVYTNHDYEPYARKRDADIAAYLAKKEIEFKSFKDQVIFEKSEVTKDNGEPYTVFTPYSRRWLDKLNAFYLKPYPVKKYQRHFHKQSPVKFPTYRQMGFVETDHDFPSVTPDESVIRNYDKTRDFPGLEGTSGMGVHLRFGTVSIRELAAMAKDLNATYLKELIWRDFYMMILWHFPHVVEYSFHKQYDNIQWRNNEKEFERWCEGQTGYPIVDAGMREMNATGYMHNRVRMVVASFLTKHLLIDWRWGEAYFAEKLLDYDLAANNGGWQWAAGCGNDAAPYFRVFNPHLQTQKFDKDLRYIRKWVPEFESLQYVQPVVVHEMARKRALETYKKALNKD from the coding sequence ATGGTAAATATTTGTTGGTTTCGCCGCGACCTCCGTTTGCACGATAACGCGGCGTTGTATCACGCATTAAAAGCAGGGGAGGATGTGGTGCCGGTGTTTGTATTCGATACCCATATTCTCAATGACCTGGAACAGAAAGCAGATCGGCGCATCACCTTCATTTACGAAGCGCTGGAAGCCATGCAGGCGAAGCTGGAAAAACTCGGCAGTACGCTCGATATCTTCTATGGCACACCCGAGCAAGCATTCGAACACTACACCTCCAAATACAAAATAAAAACTGTTTACACTAATCACGACTACGAGCCCTATGCCCGTAAGCGTGATGCTGACATTGCCGCTTATCTCGCTAAAAAAGAGATTGAGTTTAAGAGCTTCAAAGACCAGGTGATTTTTGAAAAGAGTGAAGTGACGAAAGATAACGGCGAACCTTACACGGTTTTTACCCCTTATAGCCGCCGCTGGCTCGATAAACTGAATGCTTTCTACCTGAAGCCGTACCCGGTAAAGAAGTACCAGCGCCACTTCCACAAGCAATCGCCAGTGAAGTTTCCGACTTATAGGCAGATGGGTTTTGTAGAAACGGATCATGACTTTCCTTCCGTAACACCTGATGAATCGGTGATCCGCAATTATGACAAGACGCGCGATTTTCCTGGGTTGGAGGGTACTTCGGGAATGGGTGTTCATTTGCGTTTTGGAACGGTTAGCATTCGCGAACTGGCAGCTATGGCGAAAGACCTGAATGCCACTTACCTCAAAGAGCTGATCTGGCGCGATTTCTATATGATGATCCTCTGGCACTTCCCGCATGTGGTAGAGTACTCATTCCACAAACAGTACGACAATATCCAGTGGCGCAATAACGAAAAGGAGTTTGAGCGCTGGTGCGAAGGCCAGACTGGCTACCCGATTGTAGATGCTGGTATGCGTGAAATGAACGCCACCGGCTACATGCACAACCGTGTACGCATGGTGGTCGCCAGCTTTCTCACCAAACATTTGCTGATCGACTGGCGTTGGGGCGAGGCCTACTTCGCAGAAAAACTGCTCGACTACGACCTGGCTGCGAACAACGGCGGCTGGCAGTGGGCGGCAGGTTGCGGCAACGACGCCGCGCCGTACTTCCGGGTGTTTAACCCGCATTTGCAAACACAAAAGTTTGATAAAGACCTGCGTTACATCCGTAAGTGGGTGCCCGAGTTTGAGAGCTTGCAGTACGTTCAGCCCGTGGTGGTGCATGAAATGGCACGGAAGCGGGCGTTGGAAACGTATAAGAAAGCGTTGAATAAGGACTGA
- a CDS encoding 1,4-dihydroxy-6-naphthoate synthase, giving the protein MELTLGFSPCPNDTFIFDALVNHKIDTKGFTFNTALEDVETLNQWALQGKLDVTKLSFGVYFKVMDRYELLNSGSALGRGCGPLLISKGPIDVSKMADYKIAIPGINTTANLLFSTAFPEAQNKELIIFSDIENAVLDGRVDAGVIIHESRFTYQQKGLHKLMDLGQYWEETTGHAIPLGGIVIRKDLPADVKSQIDALIRSSLDYAFAHYPSLPEYVTAHAQEMDESVMRQHIDLYVNQFSLDLGAEGKQAIARLQQAV; this is encoded by the coding sequence ATGGAGCTGACATTAGGATTTTCACCGTGCCCGAACGACACATTCATCTTCGACGCCCTCGTGAATCATAAGATCGATACGAAGGGATTTACTTTCAATACCGCCCTGGAAGATGTGGAAACACTCAACCAATGGGCTTTACAAGGAAAACTGGACGTTACGAAACTGAGCTTCGGCGTTTATTTTAAAGTGATGGACCGCTACGAGCTGCTGAACAGTGGCAGCGCGCTGGGCCGCGGTTGCGGACCGCTGCTCATCTCCAAAGGTCCGATCGATGTGAGTAAGATGGCGGACTACAAAATTGCCATTCCAGGCATCAACACCACCGCTAACTTACTGTTTTCCACCGCTTTCCCCGAAGCGCAAAATAAGGAACTCATCATCTTCTCCGATATTGAAAATGCTGTGCTCGATGGCCGTGTAGACGCGGGCGTGATTATCCACGAAAGCAGGTTTACTTATCAACAGAAAGGTTTGCATAAACTAATGGACCTCGGCCAGTATTGGGAAGAAACCACCGGCCACGCCATCCCGCTTGGCGGCATCGTGATCCGGAAAGACTTGCCGGCGGACGTGAAGTCGCAGATAGATGCGCTCATCCGTTCCAGCCTGGACTACGCTTTTGCCCACTACCCTTCTCTCCCGGAATACGTTACGGCTCATGCGCAGGAGATGGATGAATCCGTCATGCGGCAACACATCGACCTGTATGTAAACCAATTCAGCCTCGACCTGGGTGCAGAAGGCAAACAGGCGATCGCGAGGTTGCAACAGGCGGTTTAA
- the mqnB gene encoding futalosine hydrolase, which yields MKILVTAATAAEIGPFIAYLEEHGQQIAQHTYTLFKNEIHVLPAGIGMMHTAYHVGKALLTVRPDLAIQAGIAGCFHHDWPLGEVVLIHEEVLGDLGVEEKDAYKDLFDTGLWKENTPPFQGRSLFNPIDRTTLRRAKSVTINTVTGTQPTIDKLAGKYAPDIESMEGAAFHYICLSEGVPFLQLRSISNYVEIRDKSKWNIPLAIKNLNQALIHTLKELTDQKDELWS from the coding sequence ATGAAGATATTGGTGACAGCTGCTACAGCAGCCGAAATCGGGCCATTCATCGCCTACCTCGAAGAACATGGCCAACAAATTGCGCAACACACTTATACATTATTTAAAAACGAAATACACGTTTTGCCGGCTGGTATTGGTATGATGCATACCGCCTACCATGTAGGCAAAGCGCTCCTTACCGTTCGCCCGGACCTCGCCATACAAGCCGGGATTGCCGGTTGTTTTCACCATGACTGGCCCCTCGGCGAAGTGGTGCTCATCCACGAGGAAGTGCTGGGCGACCTGGGCGTGGAGGAGAAAGATGCGTACAAGGACCTGTTCGATACGGGCCTTTGGAAGGAAAACACGCCGCCGTTCCAGGGCCGCAGCCTGTTCAACCCTATCGACCGCACCACGCTGCGCCGTGCTAAAAGCGTGACAATCAACACCGTAACCGGCACACAACCCACGATCGACAAACTCGCCGGTAAGTACGCGCCGGACATCGAAAGCATGGAAGGCGCCGCCTTTCACTATATTTGCCTCAGCGAAGGCGTTCCATTTTTACAGCTGCGCAGCATTTCCAATTATGTGGAGATACGCGACAAGAGCAAATGGAACATCCCGCTCGCCATCAAAAACCTGAACCAGGCACTCATCCATACCCTGAAGGAACTAACAGATCAAAAAGACGAATTATGGAGCTGA
- a CDS encoding 6-pyruvoyl trahydropterin synthase family protein — protein sequence MIYLTRVESFNAAHKLSNPGWTKEQNQEVFGKCANENWHGHNYELHVTVKGNPDPDTGFVYNAKTLGVLIKDVIIEQVDHRNLNVDVPFMAGKFTSAENFAIAIWDELDKHLPESVLLHCIKLYETPRIYVEYYGGK from the coding sequence ATGATCTATTTAACGCGAGTGGAGTCCTTTAATGCCGCGCACAAGTTATCGAACCCTGGTTGGACCAAAGAGCAGAACCAGGAAGTTTTTGGCAAATGCGCCAACGAGAACTGGCATGGACACAACTACGAGCTGCATGTGACCGTTAAAGGAAATCCCGACCCGGATACCGGCTTTGTATACAATGCTAAAACCCTGGGTGTGCTGATCAAAGATGTGATTATCGAACAGGTAGACCATCGCAACCTGAATGTGGACGTGCCTTTTATGGCCGGTAAATTCACTTCTGCCGAAAATTTCGCGATCGCGATATGGGATGAGCTGGACAAACACCTGCCAGAATCCGTGCTGTTGCATTGCATTAAACTGTACGAAACACCGCGTATTTACGTGGAATACTACGGAGGCAAATAA
- the folE gene encoding GTP cyclohydrolase I FolE, whose translation MAYKKEEHYDEQITKGLIENYRNSIELLGEDPSREGLLKTPERMAKAMQFLTQGYQQDAREILNGAKFTEAYSEMVIVKDIELYSMCEHHMLPFFGKAHVAYIPNGYITGLSKIARVVDVFARRLQVQERLTHQILDAIQDTLQPQGVAVVIEAQHLCMMMRGVQKQNSLTTTSAFSGQFEHVATRSEFMKLIQ comes from the coding sequence ATGGCTTACAAGAAAGAGGAGCATTACGACGAGCAGATAACGAAGGGGCTGATAGAGAATTACAGGAACAGTATTGAATTGCTGGGCGAAGACCCTAGCCGTGAAGGCCTTTTGAAAACACCGGAGCGTATGGCGAAAGCCATGCAGTTCCTCACCCAGGGTTACCAGCAGGATGCCCGGGAAATCCTTAACGGGGCTAAGTTTACAGAGGCTTACAGTGAAATGGTGATCGTAAAAGATATTGAACTGTACTCGATGTGCGAACACCATATGCTGCCTTTCTTCGGTAAGGCGCACGTGGCGTACATTCCCAACGGTTACATTACGGGCCTGAGCAAAATTGCGCGTGTGGTAGATGTGTTTGCCCGCCGCCTGCAGGTACAGGAGCGCCTTACCCACCAGATCCTGGACGCTATCCAGGACACGCTGCAGCCACAGGGCGTAGCGGTGGTGATTGAAGCGCAACACCTGTGTATGATGATGCGTGGCGTGCAAAAGCAAAACTCGCTCACCACCACGTCTGCTTTTTCAGGCCAGTTCGAACATGTAGCTACCCGGTCGGAGTTCATGAAACTGATCCAATAA
- the fabD gene encoding ACP S-malonyltransferase, with protein sequence MKHAYVFPGQGSQFPGMGKNLYETNEKAKALFEQANDILGFRISDIMFEGTEEQLKQTNVTQPAVFLHSVIAFLCLEDATPDMVAGHSLGEFSALVANKVLSFEDALRLVAIRANAMQKACELNPSTMAAVLALDDAKVEEICASITDEVVVAANYNCPGQLVISGSIKGIDIACEKMKAAGAKRALVLPVGGAFHSPLMLPAQEELQQAIEATAFNNPVCPVYQNVVARAVLDHMEIKQNLIAQLTGAVRWTQSVQAMIADGATHFTEVGPGKVLQGLVAKIDKTVATDGVN encoded by the coding sequence ATGAAGCATGCTTACGTATTTCCCGGACAGGGCTCCCAGTTCCCGGGTATGGGCAAAAATCTGTACGAAACAAACGAAAAGGCCAAAGCTTTATTCGAGCAGGCCAACGATATATTAGGATTTCGCATTTCGGACATTATGTTCGAAGGCACGGAAGAGCAGCTGAAACAAACCAACGTAACGCAGCCGGCCGTTTTCCTGCATTCGGTAATTGCTTTCCTTTGCCTGGAAGATGCGACGCCGGACATGGTAGCCGGTCACTCCCTCGGCGAGTTCTCGGCCCTGGTTGCTAACAAGGTGCTGTCTTTCGAAGATGCGCTGAGACTGGTAGCCATCCGTGCGAACGCCATGCAAAAGGCTTGTGAACTGAACCCGTCTACCATGGCGGCAGTACTCGCCCTCGACGATGCTAAAGTAGAAGAGATTTGTGCTTCCATCACCGACGAAGTGGTGGTAGCGGCTAACTATAACTGTCCTGGCCAGCTGGTAATCTCCGGCTCTATCAAAGGTATTGATATCGCCTGCGAAAAAATGAAAGCTGCAGGCGCTAAACGCGCGCTGGTTCTGCCTGTAGGCGGCGCCTTCCACAGCCCGCTCATGCTGCCCGCCCAGGAAGAACTGCAACAGGCCATCGAAGCCACTGCGTTCAACAACCCGGTCTGCCCCGTTTACCAGAACGTGGTAGCCCGCGCTGTACTCGATCACATGGAGATCAAACAAAACCTGATCGCTCAGCTGACCGGTGCCGTAAGGTGGACACAATCCGTACAGGCCATGATCGCCGACGGTGCCACGCACTTTACAGAAGTTGGTCCGGGTAAGGTATTGCAGGGATTGGTCGCTAAGATCGACAAAACCGTTGCGACCGACGGCGTAAATTAA
- a CDS encoding CBM9 family sugar-binding protein: MKHLLPILLLAMMAFACRQRSGSPDRSIEKLEPPPKAANVLPAKQVAAKAAQPPKLDGIDDDSCWSRANWQYIDQNWMGANYDSLDFAGRYKLAWDKNHLYILAEIVDDTLRTSDKPLENYLADDCLIVYLDENRSGGNHQYNYNAFAYHLRLDGRVVDIGTDSSAHLYPGHCIVKRNTRGNTTTWEMAVRVFPDTYQDNAPNSPANLSTGKKMGFAIAYNDADRAPTRENLVGNVYIDGTLRDIAWIDASVFGELLLED, encoded by the coding sequence ATGAAACACCTGTTACCCATTTTATTGTTAGCCATGATGGCCTTCGCCTGCAGGCAACGTTCCGGAAGTCCGGACCGCTCGATTGAAAAACTGGAGCCGCCGCCGAAGGCGGCGAACGTGCTGCCCGCCAAACAAGTCGCTGCCAAGGCAGCCCAGCCACCCAAACTCGACGGTATAGACGATGATAGCTGCTGGTCACGCGCCAACTGGCAATACATCGACCAGAACTGGATGGGCGCGAATTATGACAGCCTGGATTTTGCCGGGCGTTATAAACTTGCCTGGGATAAAAATCACCTTTACATACTCGCAGAAATTGTGGACGATACACTCCGCACTTCCGACAAACCGCTCGAAAACTACCTGGCCGACGATTGCCTGATCGTGTACCTGGATGAAAATCGCTCAGGCGGCAATCATCAGTATAACTACAATGCCTTCGCTTACCATTTGCGCCTCGACGGCCGGGTGGTGGATATTGGCACGGACAGCAGCGCGCATTTATACCCCGGCCACTGTATTGTGAAACGCAACACCCGGGGCAATACCACCACATGGGAAATGGCGGTGCGCGTATTCCCGGATACTTACCAGGATAATGCACCTAATTCTCCAGCCAACTTATCAACAGGAAAAAAGATGGGCTTTGCCATCGCCTATAATGATGCGGATAGGGCTCCCACCCGCGAAAACCTCGTTGGCAATGTGTATATTGACGGCACATTGCGGGATATTGCCTGGATAGATGCCTCCGTGTTTGGTGAATTATTATTGGAGGATTAG